CTCATCGACATCGCGAGTCCAAACAACATGCACCACGATATGGCCATCGCGGCGGCCAAGGCCGGCAAGATGATCATTTGCGAGAAGCCCTTGGCCATGAACGCTGCGGAAGCGCTTGAGATGACCGAGGCCGTCGAGAAGGCCGGCGTGAACAACATGGTCTCGTTCAACTATCGCCGCGTCCCCGCCATCACGCTTGCCAAGCAACTTATCGACGAAGGGAGAGTCGGCCGCGTGTTCCACTACCGCGCCAAGTATCTCCAGGACTGGACCATCAGCGCCGACCTCCCGCAGGGGGGCGACACGCTATGGCGTCTTGATGCCGCCGTGGCCGGCAGCGGCGTTACCGGAGACCTCCTGGCTCACTCGATCGATACCGCCATCTGGTTGAACGGCAGCTTCGACAAGGTCTGCGCGATGACCGAAACCTTCATCAAACAGCGCAAACTCCAGGACGACCCCAGCAAGGTGCAGCCGGTCAAGATCGACGACGCCTGCGCTTTCCTCGCCCGTTTCAAGAACGGCTCATTGGCAACCTTCGAGTCCACCCGGTACGCCCGGGGCCGCAAGAACCAGAATACCTTCGAGATCAACGGCGAGAAAGGGTCGATTTACTTCGATCTTGAAGACGCCCATCAACTCCAGTATTTCGACCACGGTGACGCGGCGCACGTCAATGGCTGGCGCACGATTCTCATCACCGATTCCCACCACCCCTACATGAAACACTGGTGGGTTGGCGGATGCGTGATCGGATACGAACACACGTTTGTTCACGAAATGGCCGATTTCTTCATTGGCCTCGAGACCGGCGTGCCGGCACGGCCGACCTTCCGCGACGCCCTGGAAACCCAGCGCGTGTGCGATGCCGTATTGCATTCGGCCAGCACGAATTCCTGGCAGTCGGTGAGCGCCTAACAAACCGGAAAGGGAAGCACTATGAGCGTAAAAGCACTTGCTGAACGGGCCTTGGAGCAAGGCAAAGGCATTCTTCGTCTCACGCCCACCTGGGTGCCGCGCGTGTTCTGCGTGCCGGGCCGCCGCATCAAGCTTCACCCGGACGACTACTATGCGCTGGGAGGCAACCGGGGCGGCATCGACGAGCGCTGGTTTTCTTCGACGACCCCCGCCGACAACGGCCCTCTCACAAGCCCCAACGAAGGGCTGAGTTTCGTGGTATTCGAGGATGGCGTCAACGAAGAACAGTTCCTGCTGCGTGATGCGACAGACGAGCTCAAAGGCGCCTTGATCGGCGACCGTATCTGGAAAGAATACGGGCGCTGGC
This DNA window, taken from Candidatus Hydrogenedentota bacterium, encodes the following:
- a CDS encoding Gfo/Idh/MocA family oxidoreductase, which translates into the protein MRKKLNIGLIGYGFMGRTHSNAYNKVNKFFDLKYEPVLKAVSGLESPKLTSFAENWGWQSTEPDWRKLVERKDIDLIDIASPNNMHHDMAIAAAKAGKMIICEKPLAMNAAEALEMTEAVEKAGVNNMVSFNYRRVPAITLAKQLIDEGRVGRVFHYRAKYLQDWTISADLPQGGDTLWRLDAAVAGSGVTGDLLAHSIDTAIWLNGSFDKVCAMTETFIKQRKLQDDPSKVQPVKIDDACAFLARFKNGSLATFESTRYARGRKNQNTFEINGEKGSIYFDLEDAHQLQYFDHGDAAHVNGWRTILITDSHHPYMKHWWVGGCVIGYEHTFVHEMADFFIGLETGVPARPTFRDALETQRVCDAVLHSASTNSWQSVSA